CGGCCGACTTCAACCCGTTCGCCACCCCGGCGCCGGCCGACCTGCCCGCGCAGGCCGCACCCGCCCCGGCCGCGCCGCAGCAGACCTACCAGGCCCCCGCCCCCGCCCCCGCCCCCGCCCCGGCCCCGGCCGAGCCCGCGCCGGTCCTGGCCTCGCTGGATCAGGCGGCCGCGCCCGCTCCGGCGCCGGCTCCTGGCTCGGACGAGGACAGGCCGAAGGGCACCCTGGTCAAGGTCCCGCCGGCCGACTTCAACCCCTTCGCCATGGCCGCCCCGCCGCCCGCGACTCCGGCACCCGCAGCACCGGCTCCGGCCGCCGACCCCTTCGCGGGCAGCGACCCGTTCGCGGCGAGCGACCCGTTCGCCTCGCCGGACCCGTTCGCCGCGGCTCCGCCCGTTCCGGCCACGGCTCCGGCTCCGGCGCCGGCCGCCGAACCGGAGGCCGCCGACCCGACCAAGGGCACCCTGGTCAAGGTCCCGCCGCCGGACTTCAACCCCTTCGCACCCCCGGCCCCCACCCCAGCCGCCGCAGCCACCACCGACGGCGAGGACGACGGCCAGCCGAAGGGCACCCTGGTCAAGGTCCCGCCGGCCGACTTCAACCCCTTCGCCATGGCCACCCCGCCGCCCGCGACTCCCGCACCGGCCGCAGCGGCCCCGGCTCCGGTCGCCGCGGCCCCGCGCCCGGCAGCCGCGGCGGACCCGTTCGGCACCACGCTCTCCTCCGAGCCGTCGGACCCGTTCGGCACCGTCACCGGCCCGCCCAGCGGAATCCCGCCGCGGCCGACGGCCCCGCCGATCGTCCCGGCTCCGGCCCCGGCCGCGGAACCGGAGGCCGCCGACCCGACCAAGGGCACCCTGGTCAAGGTCCCGCCGCCGGACTTCAACCCCTTCGCACCCCCGGCCCCCACCCCCGCCGCCGCAGCCACCACCGACGGCGAGGACGACGGCCAGCCGAAGGGCACCCTGGTCAAGGTCCCCCCGGCCGACTTCAACCCCTTCGCCATGGCCACCCCGCCGCCCGCGCCCGCCCAACCCCAGTCTCCGCCGCCCCCGCCCGCCACCAGCCCCTTCGGCTGATCCCACCCGACCCGAACGGCGAGCCGCCCCGCGGCTCGCCGTTCGCGTTCCCGCCGGTCGGTGCGCCCGCCGGAAGGACCGCCGGGCCGGAGCGACATGGCGAGGCGGCCCGCGTCGGCCGCCTCCGAGCCATCCCATCCAGCCTGACGAGCCGTCAGTCCCCGGTCCGCTCCCGGTCGATGCGTTCGGCCAGGGCGGCCATCCGGTGGACCGTCTCGAAGTAGTGGGCCGCGTAGGGGTCCTGGGCGAAGGCGGGGAGGATTCGGGCGAGGGCGGCGAGGCGCCCGCGGAGGTGGGCGCGGTGGCGGGGGTCGAGGGGGCCGTCGAGGACGGCGGCGGCGCTGCCGGCGAGGACGGCGTGCAGGGTCACCAGGCATTGGCCCCCGGGTTCGCGCTGGTACCAGGCCGGGGGGAAGGGCATGGTGCTGACCTCGTCCCAGAGTTGCTCCAGGAGGTCGGTCCGGTCGTCCGCCATGGCGATGATCATGCCGTACGACGGGCCACAGGGGAACGCATCACACGCACATCTTCCTCACCTGACCCCCGCAGCACGCCCCACCCACCTCCATCGGGGAGGCCACGGTGCGCGGCCCCCGCCGAGCGGCCAGGTCGTGCCCCACCCCTGCACATGCCCGCTCCTCCCCCACCGGACCGGAGCTCTTCATGCGCAGACGTCGGTACCGTCTCTCCCTGCTCGCGACCGCGGGTGAGTGGCGAGTTGACGCGGCCTCAGGCGCGTCGGGCCAGGTGGACCACATCCGGCACGCCGCGCTCGACCGCGATCTCCTCGGTCCGGACGCCGGTGAACCCGGCGTTCCGCAGTGCCTGTTCGAAGGCGGTGGAGGGCCGGGCGCTCCAGACCGCCAGTACCCCGCCGGAGGTGAGCCGGGCGGCGGCAGCGGCCAGACCGCTCGGGCCGTACAGTCCGGTGTTGTCCTCGGTGACCGTCCAGTCGGGGCCGTTGTCGATGTCGAGGCAGAGCGCATCGTAGCGCTCGCCGTCGGCGGCGAGGTGCGCGACCAGGTCGGCGGGCACCACCTCCACCCGGGGGTCGTCCAGTGCCCCTGCCGAGAACGCGCCCAGCGGGCCGGTGCGGTGCCAGTCGATGATCGCCGGCTCGCGCTCCACCACGGCGATCCGCCCCCAGCGCGGTTCGGCGGCGGCGTGCGCCAGCGAGAAGCCGACGCCCAGCCCGCCGATCAGCACGCTCGGCCGCGCCGTGTCCAGTTCGTCCAACGCGGCCTGGACCAGCAGCCGTTCGGAGCGGCCGTCGGCGGTGTCCATCAGGAAGCAGCCGTTGGCGATGATCTCGTACTGCCCGCCGCGCCGCCGCAGCACCACCTCGCCGTACGGGCCCTCCCGTCGGTCGACCACTTCGGCCTCGGGCAGGCCCTGACGGGTGGGCAGCAGGGACATCCGGCAACTCCTGGGGGCATCGGCACCGATCGTTGACCTACCGACCCTAACCGACCGACCCGGTCACCGAACGCTACGCCCGCCGCGGGCGCTACCCCTGCGGATCGGGCGTCACGCCCGCCGGGGCGATCGGCGCGCCGCCCTTCACCTTGGGGCTGCGCCGGCCGCGTCGCTCCAGCCATCTGGCGAACCAGGACAGCAGCAGACACATGCCGATGTACACGGGGGCGATCACCATCACGACCGGGATGAACGGCAGGTCGTAGTCCAGGTTGGTGGCGATCAGCTTGCCGGCGTGCAGGAACTCCTCGTAGGTGATGAGGAATCCGAGCGAGGTGTCCTTCAGCGCCACCACCAGCTGGCTGACGATGGTCGGCAGCATCGCCCGGTTCGCCTGCGGCACCAGCACGTACGCCATCACCTGGGTCTTGCGCAGGCCCAGCGCGTACGCCGCCTCCTTCTGGCCCTTGGGCACCGCGAGCACGCCGGCCCGGAACACCTCGGCCAGCACCGAGCCGTTGTAGAGCGTCAGACCGGCGACCAGCGCCCACATCGCCGGGACCTTGAGGGCCACGAAGATGAAGAAGATCATCACCAGCAGCGGCATCGCCCGGAAGAACTCCACCACCACGGTGGACACCCAGCGCACCGCCCGGTGGTCGGAGAGCCGGCCGACGGCGAACAGCGCGCCGAACGGCAGCGCGAACAGCACCGTCCAGCCGAACGCCTTCAGGGTGTTGCCCAGGCCGCGCAGCAGCAGTTCCTGAACGCCCTTGTACTGGAAGGGCGACCACTTCGCGGCCGTGAACTGGTGGGTGTGGAACAGCATGTACACCACCCAGCCGAGCAGCGCCGCGATCACCACCAGCGCCAGGATGCCGTACAGCCGGTGCCGGGCCAGCGCCTTCGGTCCGGGCACGTCGTACAGCGCGGAGGACTCCACCGTCATCGGGACACCGCCACCCGTCGCTCCAGCAGGTTGAACAGGGCGCTGATCGACAGCGTCAGGATCAGGTAGCCGACCGCGATCCAGACGAAGGTCCAGACGATGCTGTAGCCCAGCTCGTTGATGGTCCGGTAGCTGCCGAGCAGTTCGACCACGCTGAACGACCCGGCGATCGCGGTGTTCTTCGCCAGCGCGATCATCACGCTCCCCAGCGGGGCGACCACCGACCGGTAGGCCTGCGGCAGGATCACCAGGCCGAGGGTCTGACCGAACGTCATGCCCAGGCTGCGCGCCGCCTCGCCCTGCCCGGCCGGCACCGTGTTCACCCCGGAGCGCAGCGCCTCGCAGACGAACGCCGAGGTGTAGCAGCCGAGTGCGAGGACCGCGAAGGTGAAGAACGGCAGCGTGATGTGGAACCGGGGCAGGCCCAGCACCACGATGAAGAACAGCAGCGTCAGCGGGGTGTTGCGCAGCACCGTCACCCACCCGGTGCCGAACACCCGCAGCGGCTTGACCGGCGAGACCCGGAAGCCCGCCATCAGCACGCCGAGCACCAGCGACAGGGCGGCGCTGACCAGGGTCAGCCAGAGCGTGCCGAGGAACCCGTGCCAGTAGGTGGACCAGTTGTCGGTCAGGACCTTCATCCGTGCTCCCTCCCTACTGGTACCGGTCGATGGGCGGCGGCTCGGGCGCGGGCACCCCGGACAGGCCGAGCGTCGCGTCGTAGGCCTTCTTCCAGTCGCCGTTCTCCTCGTGCCGCTGCAGCGCGTCGTCCAGCGCGAAGCGCAGCACGGTGTCGTTCTTCGGCACGCCGATGCCGTAGGGCTCGGAGGAGAACGGCTGCCCGGCGATCTTCAACTCGTCCGGCGCCTTCGCCGCGTAGCCCTGCAGGATCGCGTTGTCGGTGGTCACCGCGTCGACCTGATTGCTGATCAGGTTGTCCACGCAGGCCGAGTAGGTGTCGTAGCCGATCAACTTGGCCTGCGGGTAGTCCTTCTGGATCCGCTGGAACGGGGTGGACCCGGCCGCCGAGCAGACCTTGCGGCCGGCCAGGTCCTGCGGGCCGTTGATCTTGGTCTCGTTCTTTCGGACCAGCAGCGCCTGCCCGGCGACGAAGTACGGCCCGGCGAAGCCGACCAGCTTCTTGCGGTTGGCGTTGATGGTGTAGGTGCCCACGTAGTAGTCGACCTGTCCGTTCTGCAGCGCCGTCTCGCGGTTGGCGGAGGCGATGGTGCGGAACTCGACCTGCCCGGGCCCGAAGCCCAGGTCGGCGGCGACCATCTTGGCGATCTCGATGTCGAAGCCGGAGTACACGCCGCTGGCCGGGTTCTTCTGGCCCAGGTACGGCTGGTCCTCCTTGGCGCCGACCACCAGGTGGCCCCGCGAGCGGGCCGCGTCCAGGGTGGGCGAGCCGCTGATCGCGTCGGCGCTGCGCACCTGGTAGCTGGGCAGGGCGCTGGGCTGCGGGCCCTTGGGCGGCGGGGTGCCCTCCTTGCCGCAGGCGGCGGCCGCCAGCGCGGCGAGCCCCAGCAGCAGGGGCAGGACGTGTTTCCTCACCGGGCCCGCCTCAGTGCTTCAGGATCTTGGACAGGAAGTCCCGGGCGCGCTCGCTGTGCGGGTTCG
The DNA window shown above is from Streptomyces sp. TLI_171 and carries:
- a CDS encoding spermidine synthase — its product is MSLLPTRQGLPEAEVVDRREGPYGEVVLRRRGGQYEIIANGCFLMDTADGRSERLLVQAALDELDTARPSVLIGGLGVGFSLAHAAAEPRWGRIAVVEREPAIIDWHRTGPLGAFSAGALDDPRVEVVPADLVAHLAADGERYDALCLDIDNGPDWTVTEDNTGLYGPSGLAAAAARLTSGGVLAVWSARPSTAFEQALRNAGFTGVRTEEIAVERGVPDVVHLARRA
- a CDS encoding amino acid ABC transporter permease; this encodes MTVESSALYDVPGPKALARHRLYGILALVVIAALLGWVVYMLFHTHQFTAAKWSPFQYKGVQELLLRGLGNTLKAFGWTVLFALPFGALFAVGRLSDHRAVRWVSTVVVEFFRAMPLLVMIFFIFVALKVPAMWALVAGLTLYNGSVLAEVFRAGVLAVPKGQKEAAYALGLRKTQVMAYVLVPQANRAMLPTIVSQLVVALKDTSLGFLITYEEFLHAGKLIATNLDYDLPFIPVVMVIAPVYIGMCLLLSWFARWLERRGRRSPKVKGGAPIAPAGVTPDPQG
- a CDS encoding amino acid ABC transporter permease encodes the protein MKVLTDNWSTYWHGFLGTLWLTLVSAALSLVLGVLMAGFRVSPVKPLRVFGTGWVTVLRNTPLTLLFFIVVLGLPRFHITLPFFTFAVLALGCYTSAFVCEALRSGVNTVPAGQGEAARSLGMTFGQTLGLVILPQAYRSVVAPLGSVMIALAKNTAIAGSFSVVELLGSYRTINELGYSIVWTFVWIAVGYLILTLSISALFNLLERRVAVSR
- a CDS encoding glutamate ABC transporter substrate-binding protein, which encodes MRKHVLPLLLGLAALAAAACGKEGTPPPKGPQPSALPSYQVRSADAISGSPTLDAARSRGHLVVGAKEDQPYLGQKNPASGVYSGFDIEIAKMVAADLGFGPGQVEFRTIASANRETALQNGQVDYYVGTYTINANRKKLVGFAGPYFVAGQALLVRKNETKINGPQDLAGRKVCSAAGSTPFQRIQKDYPQAKLIGYDTYSACVDNLISNQVDAVTTDNAILQGYAAKAPDELKIAGQPFSSEPYGIGVPKNDTVLRFALDDALQRHEENGDWKKAYDATLGLSGVPAPEPPPIDRYQ